The sequence ataacaaagaccaaacaacTTATAACGGTAGATAAATTAACAACGTTGTTGATTTAAGGCAATGTACCTGATCGTCGGCAGACGTGGAAGGACCGGGAGAAAATGCGTCGGAGTTAGGTCCGGGAGCTTCCGCGGGTGGTGCAGGAGGACCGAGAAGTTCTGGAGCCGGAGCAGGTGCGTTTTGGTGCTTTTTAGACTTCTTGGCAGCCTT is a genomic window of Camelina sativa cultivar DH55 unplaced genomic scaffold, Cs unpScaffold05899, whole genome shotgun sequence containing:
- the LOC104774822 gene encoding lysine-rich arabinogalactan protein 18-like, which codes for PPVPAPVADSPPAPVAAPVADSPPAPVAAPVAADVPAPAPSKHKKAAKKSKKHQNAPAPAPELLGPPAPPAEAPGPNSDAFSPGPSTSADDQSGA